A genomic region of Eucalyptus grandis isolate ANBG69807.140 chromosome 5, ASM1654582v1, whole genome shotgun sequence contains the following coding sequences:
- the LOC104444351 gene encoding protein transport Sec1a, with translation MSFSDSESSSHGGEYRTFGQISRDRLLHEMLGSAKTGDSKSTWKVLIMDKVTLKVMSSSCKMADITDQGVSLVEDLFRRRQPLPSMDAIYFVQPSKENVIMFLSDMSGRVPLYKKAYLFFSSPVPKELINHIKCDTSVLPRIGALREVNLEYFPIDSQGFVTDHERALEELFGNNVENARTFDACLNTMATRISTVFASLNELPNVWYHAGKAKGSPQARDLVPSKLATAISSSLMKYKSIPNYPQKETCDLLILDRSVDLIAPVIHEWTYDAMCHDLLDMDGNKYAYEVPSQSGGQPEKKEALLESQDPIWLELRHSHIADASERLHEKMTNFVNKNKAAQAQRSSRDGSELSTRDLQKIVQALPQYGEQVDKLSLHVEIAGKINKIIREIGLRELGQLEQDLVFGDAGAKDVINFLRSKQGAAPENKLRLLMIYATVYPERFEGDKASKLMQLARLSPVDMKVISNMKLLVGSSESKSSGSSFSLKFDGQKTKNAARKDRTGEEETWQLSRFYPMIEELVENLSKGELPKSEYACMNDPQAGVTSTNTKSVRKSQAPVPQAEKKAPAQSMRSRRTATWARSQHSDDGYSSDSVLRHAFSDFRKMGQRIFVFVIGGATRSELKACHKLTTKLRREVILGSTSLDDPPQYLTKLKLLSESDLSLESVRIM, from the exons ATGTCTTTCTCCGATTCGGAATCGTCCTCCCACGGCGGCGAGTACAGGACCTTCGGCCAGATCAGCCGCGAcc GTCTGCTCCATGAGATGCTCGGATCTGCGAAGACAGGGGATTCGAAATCGACTTGGAAG GTACTCATCATGGACAAAGTTACGCTTAAAGTGATGTCATCTTCATGTAAAATGGCAGATATCACAGATCAAGGCGTTTCCT TGGTGGAAGATCTCTTCCGCAGAAGACAACCGTTGCCATCCATGGATGCTATTTACTTTGTCCAGCCATCAAAAGAGAa TGTAATTATGTTCTTGTCGGACATGTCTGGAAGGGTGCCCCTATATAAGAA GGCATATCTGTTTTTCAGTTCACCTGTCCCTAAGGAGTTGATTAATCACATAAAATGTGATACTAGTGTGCTTCCAAGAATAGGTGCATTGAGAGAG GTAAACTTGGAGTACTTTCCCATAGACAGTCAG GGTTTTGTCACTGATCATGAGAGAGCACTAGAAGAATTGTTTGGGAACAATGTTGAGAATGCACGGACATTTGATGCTTGTTTAAACACAATGGCCACTCGAATATCTACAGTTTTTGCTTCTTTAAAT GAGCTGCCAAATGTTTGGTATCATGCTGGTAAAGCAAAAGGCTCACCACAAGCTCGTGATTTAGTTCCTTCAAAGCTTGCCACTGCCATTTCAAGCTCTCTCATGAAATACAAATCCATTCCCAATTATCCACAGAAGGAAACATGTGACTTACTCATCCTGGATAGATCTGTTGATCTG ATTGCTCCTGTCATACATGAATGGACTTATGATGCAATGTGCCACGATTTACTAGATATGGATGGGAACAAATATGCGTATGAG GTTCCTAGCCAAAGTGGAGGTCAACCTGAAAAGAAGGAGGCCCTCCTTGAGAGTCAAGATCCAATCTGGCTAGAGCTCCGCCATTCACACATAGCAGAT GCTAGTGAAAGATTACATGAGAAGATGACAAACTTTGTAAACAAGAATAAAGCTGCACAAGCCCAAAGGAGCTCAAG AGATGGAAGCGAGTTGTCTACACGAGATCTGCAGAAAATTGTTCAAGCACTCCCTCAATATGGTGAACAAGTTGACAAGCTTTCCCTCCATGTAGAG ATTGCTgggaaaatcaacaaaattatcAGGGAAATAGGTTTAAGGGAACTGGGGCAATTGGAGCAGGATCTTGTATTTGGAGATGCTGGTGCTAAGGATGTTATAAATTTTCTGAGATCAAAGCAG GGTGCAGctccagaaaataaattgcgTTTGCTGATGATATATGCAACTGTATATCCTGAGAGGTTTGAGGGTGATAAAGCGTCAAAGCTAATGCAG TTGGCTAGATTATCACCCGTGGACATGAAGGTCATCAGTAACATGAAATTGCTTGTTGGATCTTCTGAAAGTAAAAGCTCAGGCAGCAGTTTTTCTCTCAAGTTCGATGGCCAAAAG acCAAAAATGCAGCAAGAAAGGACCGAACGGGTGAGGAGGAGACATGGCAACTTTCACGATTTTACCCCATGATAGAG GAGCTTGTTGAGAACCTAAGCAAAGGTGAATTACCAAAGAGTGAGTATGCTTGTATGAATGATCCGCAAGCAGGGGTCACTAGTACTAACACTAAATCAGTGCGAAAAAGTCAAGCTCCCGTTCCTCAGGCAGAAAAGAAGGCTCCTGCTCAGTCAATGAGATCCAGACGCACTGCCACATGGGCACGATCTCAGCATTCTGATGATGGGTATTCAAG TGACTCAGTCTTAAGGCATGCCTTTTCAGATTTCAGGAAGATGGGGCAACGCATTTTTGTGTTTGTCATAGGTGGGGCAACTCGATCTGAG CTAAAAGCTTGTCATAAGCTAACAACAAAATTAAGGAGGGAAGTCATCTTAGGTTCTACCAGTCTTGATGATCCCCCGCAGTATCTGACG AAACTGAAGCTACTATCTGAAAGTGATCTCTCATTAGAAAGTGTCAGAATCATGTAG